ATTTAAACAGCGAGATTCAAGATATTCAAATCTTCCACCCACAACCTCATAATTCATAGACGAGAACAAAAAAAGATACTTTCCCGTTTCACCACATTTAATAAGCAGCTAATCAATGCAGTTGTTGAATTGATATTAGACTGAAAAAAGATCGCTGcgcaaatttaaagaaaaatccaAGTGCTTAAATTTCTGGCATTCTCGATCAAGTGAGAAATTTAATGATTAAACTAAACGTCTGCCACCCTGAAAAAtaagaatttgatttaaaaaaaaaaacaaaagacatCTAGCAAAAGATAAGCCATTTTTCGCTTTGACAGAGTTAATCATGTTAAACTGCAATCTATCTCATCAACAATTGATATTTTAACCAACAAAATAAAGCAGTCAAAAACGAAAAGGACCAAGGCATCTCACGTCAATTCCAAGAATAACAGCATTTTGTGCGAGAAACAAAGTCATGTGACTAGTGAGATTAAACGGAGCCGTAAGCCACCGCCCAGCCTCCACATTAAGCTGTCCACCGCCCCTTCTCTGGATATCCGAAATCGCACTCTCGAACGCCTTTGTATTCACCGTAAACCCATCTCCCACAGCTCCGAAATCGTTGAGATTGAAGACCAGAGACCGCAGCTTCGGGATGGGCCGGACAGGCGGAGCCCATATGCGTTCAACGACTGTCCTTTGCCAGGCTATTATCACGATGAACGCAAAAGCCCAGATCAAAGCAAACATAGAATTTCGAGAGAAGAGAAATGGGGGAAGCCAACGCTTGGATTCGGGTCTGAAGCTGGCGCTGCGTTGTGGGAACCGGGAATCCACCATAGTTCGAGGATGCTTCGATTTCACTGAGAATCAAAAGTTTTCATCGAAAAAATGAATCAGCTCACAGATTTGGGTAACTGCAGTGCAGAATAATTAGAAGGTGATTGGAAGTTTCACAGGAAAATGCATGATTTTGGAAGTCCAGCTCTTCACCGAGATTTCCTAATATGGAAGTATGAAATCAGGATTCAGGAGACGAGCctcttttgaaaatgtttcctAAAAGATGAATCGACAGCTACAATATCAATTCGGGTCAGTTCCGGTCTGGTTGAGTCAAGCATCGCATTTGGATGGATTCGGATCAGTTGAAGCAAAGTATAAAAAAAGGTTCTCAATCTGAAAACTCTTCCTAAATTTGGACTAACCCAACCAACCCGATAAACCCAATATAAGTTTTTATTATAGaacattaataaattatttttaaaaaaatttaacaaaataattaaataaaaaaattcaaaattcaatacacataaaaataataatattttaattttgtgtTGTCCTTTGATTCGTTTAGCGACTACATATGAATAATAAGGTGGCGAGATTGGATGTAATAGCAATACACGTAGGAGTCATTACATTGTAGTTCGAGATTTATCGCTCGTCTAAAGGAGTTGATATTCTATGTGATCTGTTGATTTAATAAACATAAAATCTCTGACCAAAATATGTATGTGATTTAGGGTAAACTAATTATTTAGTTGCACATGTGATGCCACTATAATAACCCAAAGGTACATTATATCATTATCAAATTCACATGCAACACgatacaagtttttactatatAACATTAatacattattattttattcttaacaaaatatttaaataaaaataattcaaaacacgtaacaatgataatattttaatttaaacatataataacAAAGTTTAACTTAAATATGATCATTGTGTTTCATAGtttaaagatttaatttaagattccaataattattatttaaattattaataaatctAAGAAGAATTCAAGTATaataaatgaaaacaaaaaaaatctcaaTTACACATAAATACTTGGTAAATCTAACATAAAGAATGCAAGTATGATAGAATTCAATTCCATAAATAAATAGTTCCAAGAAATAAGTTTATCAAGATCTAACAATAAATCTATAATAAGATCATAACTTAAGAAGATCAAAAGgatgataaaaaaaacaataattaaccattcaaaaaaaaaataaaaatagagaATCATATCAATGAAGTTTATCTTAGAAGATGTAGCAGCTTTTTTGCGTCGTTGTTAAGTTATTCTTGTatcaaataattttatcaaGAAATAAATAATGGAGACAACATTTGCATGATACTACTAACGGTGATAAGTTATTCTTGTACATGAGATAATAACATCTATATGtccaaaaatatatatgtataattctAGAAAAAATAATTCACCGTACATTatacaaattaaaattaaatataaactcaCAAAAAATCATTAAACGGGTCGTGTGGGTTTGAGTTGACGATTGACCTGATTTTTAATTTAGGTCAACTCGGATCAATCAGAATCCAACCTGACCAAAAAAAAATTCGGGTCAACTTTTCGGGTTTGACCCGAAGCTGAAAACTCTCAACTTTGACCCGATATTATTTGGGCCGCCTTGAGTCAGATTGGAGGGTCAGGTTAATTTTTTACACCTCCTAATGACATggttttttataaataattttaaataaataaaaatttaaaattaatgtaTATAGTGGAGTTTTGAAAATATACATGCAAAACTCTACCATATTAAAAGATTTGATGAATTTTAGTTACTTTTGTagaatttaaatgtttataggtATTCAATCAACACTTTTATACACTCTATATATGTTTAATGATATTCGAAATAGACATATTTCTAGAGTTTTAAAAGTCAATTGGTATTCATCttttacttttaaaaactctataaaaattTATGCAATGATCTGAATCCTTATTTGAATGAAGTAATACTAATTAATAAATGATTAAAGAGttgttaattaaatattatcaaGAAACTGATTAATTGAGGATTAGTATGTTGGGATATATCGAATTTAAAATGAATCGCCCAATTTATTTCAGATTATCTTATCCCAAGAAATCCAATTAGACGAACGATATTATGACACGTGACATATTAGATTGAGTTTAGATCTTCTGGATCAGTGTAGATGCAGCCCATAAATAGAATCCGATTTCATTTGTTACCTACTCTATTTTCTCTTAGCTTTTATCTATAGAGTTCTAGCCATATATCTTAGTTTTTCTAGACAGTTTCTAGGGTAGTTTAGTGTCAAGAAACTTCAGAGCTATTGTTGACTCAAGGAAGGGCCGGTGAACCGGAACATAGTGATCTAGACATCATCAACGCTACATGAAAAATACAAGAGTAATTATACGCAACAGAATgtttgattggatcaagattGAACATCCTTGACCACGTCATGAGGTTATGATTCCTGTTCTTTGAACATCATTACCAATCATGAATATGGAAGCCAAAGAAATGAGCTATTTAAGCTCACCAGGGTCTATTCCATCAGTGTTGGGGGCACCAGTGAGCGGAGCCAATATGGTTACATTTTTTACAGTAACATTTTGACAGTCGTAAGGATGAAGAGTCCAGAATGGTGAATCGCGCAGAGTCACATCGGAGATCTGAATGTCTCTTGACCACATAAACTGTACGAGGGGACCCCTCGTGTGGTTCAAAGCCTTCTTAAGATACTTAGTCCACCACGTCTGGCCCTGTCCATTTATCGTACCATTATGTCCTGTGAGCAGTTGATTAACTCATGAGAAACATCCTCATGCTTACTTCAGTGAACATGAAAACTGAAATGTTTCGGTGTGAGAATGAGAAGCCAACCATGCAAAACCTAAAGCTCGTACTAGAGGAGAAACAGCAGCCTTGTGAAAGCTAAATTTCTCAACCATCTATAATTTCTTCCCTCCTCGCCAGTATAATATCATGGCTGACCCAACATTTACAAACCTAGCATCAGACAAATAAGAGGGAAAACAAAATATCCTGTACCATGCCTGAAAAGGGAATAGGTGGAGACCACCACTACCAATCCTGAAGTCCGCATTTCAAAGTGTTttaagaaaatcaaaattttcactaaACATGTATCCAGTATCCTAATAAggtatatctatatctataagTCTATAACTGAGAATTGGTAGTTCGAGAACAAGTGCCATTGATCCAAGTGATAGAAAGTGTTGAAGCCATGTCttggaaataaataaataaatcaagaaTTTTCCTTTTGAAACCGGTGGTAATGTCTAAGTATGTCCTGTACTAGATCAAAGCCAAAAAGTAATTTAAGAAAGAGTGGCTTCCATGTATTAAATGTTAATtcctaactaaacaatattataCCGTAGGTTTGGACGTACCAAAAGAAAATTTACTTGAAAGTTATAAATGAATTCAATGAAGAGCTCATGAGAATGGCCCACCAGTTATGATAACATCTCTCAGATTTTGGCCATGGATCAAACTTCCAAACCGTGGTCCAGCCTTTTCCCTTCCATATCCATAAGATGGCAAAGGAGGCATCAGTGGCCAATGCTTCTCATCCTGTCACATAAATTAAGAAGGTAGGGAGCTATATTTCTATTGCTttatttcttcaattttctttctttACAGTGGGAGTAGGGGGCAAGGCAGACACTGATAAATACAATTGTGAATGATTTCAGGTAGCTGAATTTTTTTAGGTAAAGTAAATTCAGTGAatgagaaaaaatatatattgcgAACTAAAGTTTAAATCACATGAAAATCTGCTAATAAACTAATATAAGCTCTACGAGAATCATATTAAAAGGTCAAAGAAACAAGAAAAATTAGTACCAATTTGCTACATTAAACTTTAACTTACGAAGTATCAACAATTCAATCACTTACACGAGAACACTTGTATCGACCAAATTTAAACAGCGAGATTCAAGATATTCAAATCTTCCACCCACAACCTCATAATTCATAGACGAGAACAAAAAAAGATACTTTCCCGTTTCACCACATTTAATAAGCAGCTAATCAATGCAGTTGTTGAATTGATATTAGACTGAAAAAAGATCGCTGcgcaaatttaaagaaaaatccaAGTGCTTAAATTTCTGGCATTCTCGATCAAGTGAGAAATTTAATGATTAAACTAAACGTCTGCCACCCTGAAAAAtaagaatttgatttaaaaaaaaaaacaaaagacatCTAGCAAAAGATAAGCCATTTTTCGCTTTGACAGAGTTAATCATGTTAAACTGCAATCTATCTCATCAACAATTGATATTTTAACCAACAAAATAAAGCAGTCAAAAACGAAAAGGACCAAGGCATCTCACGTCAATTCCAAGAATAACAGCATTTTGTGCGAGAAACAAAGTCATGTGACTAGTGAGATTAAACGGAGCCGTAAGCCACCGCCCAGCCTCCACATTAAGCTGTCCACCGCCCCTTCTCTGGATATCCGAAATCGCACTCTCGAACGCCTTTGTATTCACCGTAAACCCATCTCCCACAGCTCCGAAATCGTTGAGATTGAAGACCAGAGACCGCAGCTTCGGGATGGGCCGGACAGGCGGAGCCCATATGCGTTCAACGACTGTCCTTTGCCAGGCTATTATCACGATGAACGCAAAAGCCCAGATCAAAGCAAACATAGAATTTCGAGAGAAGAGAAATGGGGGAAGCCAACGCTTGGATTCGGGTCTGAAGCTGGCGCTGCGTTGTGGGAACCGGGAATCCACCATAGTTCGAGGATGCTTCGATTTCACTGAGAATCAAAAGTTTTCATCGAAAAAATGAATCAGCTCACAGATTTGGGTAACTGCAGTGCAGAATAATTAGAAGGTGATTGGAAGTTTCACAGGAAAATGCATGATTTTGGAAGTCCAGCTCTTCACCGAGATTTCCTAATATGGAAGTATGAAATCAGGATTCAGGAGACGAGCctcttttgaaaatgtttcctAAAAGATGAATCGACAGCTACAATATCAATTCGGGTCAGTTCCGGTCTGGTTGAGTCAAGCATCGCATTTGGATGGATTCGGATCAGTTGAAGCAAAGTATAAAAAAAGGTTCTCAATCTGAAAACTCTTCCTAAATTTGGACTAACCCAACCAACCCGATAAACCCAATATAAGTTTTTATTATAGaacattaataaattatttttaaaaaaatttaacaaaataattaaataaaaaaattcaaaattcaatacacataaaaataataatattttaattttgtgtTGTCCTTTGATTCGTTTAGCGACTACATATGAATAATAAGGTGGCGAGATTGGATGTAATAGCAATACACGTAGGAGTCATTACATTGTAGTTCGAGATTTATCGCTCGTCTAAAGGAGTTGATATTCTATGTGATCTGTTGATTTAATAAACATAAAATCTCTGACCAAAATATGTATGTGATTTAGGGTAAACTAATTATTTAGTTGCACATGTGATGCCACTATAATAACCCAAAGGTACATTATATCATTATCAAATTCACATGCAACACgatacaagtttttactatatAACATTAatacattattattttattcttaacaaaatatttaaataaaaataattcaaaacacgtaacaatgataatattttaatttaaacatataataacAAAGTTTAACTTAAATATGATCATTGTGTTTCATAGtttaaagatttaatttaagattccaataattattatttaaattattaataaatctAAGAAGAATTCAAGTATaataaatgaaaacaaaaaaaatctcaaTTACACATAAATACTTGGTAAATCTAACATAAAGAATGCAAGTATGATAGAATTCAATTCCATAAATAAATAGTTCCAAGAAATAAGTTTATCAAGATCTAACAATAAATCTATAATAAGATCATAACTTAAGAAGATCAAAAGgatgataaaaaaaacaataattaaccattcaaaaaaaaaataaaaatagagaATCATATCAATGAAGTTTATCTTAGAAGATGTAGCAGCTTTTTTGCGTCGTTGTTAAGTTATTCTTGTatcaaataattttatcaaGAAATAAATAATGGAGACAACATTTGCATGATACTACTAACGGTGATAAGTTATTCTTGTACATGAGATAATAACATCTATATGtccaaaaatatatatgtataattctAGAAAAAATAATTCACCGTACATTatacaaattaaaattaaatataaactcaCAAAAAATCATTAAACGGGTCGTGTGGGTTTGAGTTGACGATTGACCTGATTTTTAATTTAGGTCAACTCGGATCAATCAGAATCCAACCTGACCAAAAAAAAATTCGGGTCAACTTTTCGGGTTTGACCCGAAGCTGAAAACTCTCAACTTTGACCCGATATTATTTGGGCCGCCTTGAGTCAGATTGGAGGGTCAGGTTAATTTTTTACACCTCCTAATGACATggttttttataaataattttaaataaataaaaatttaaaattaatgtaTATAGTGGAGTTTTGAAAATATACATGCAAAACTCTACCATATTAAAAGATTTGATGAATTTTAGTTACTTTTGTagaatttaaatgtttataggtATTCAATCAACACTTTTATACACTCTATATATGTTTAATGATATTCGAAATAGACATATTTCTAGAGTTTTAAAAGTCAATTGGTATTCATCttttacttttaaaaactctataaaaattTATGCAATGATCTGAATCCTTATTTGAATGAAGTAATACTAATTAATAAATGATTAAAGAGTTGTTAATTAGATATTATCAAGAAACTGATTAATTGAGGATTAGTATGTTGGGATATATCGAATTTAAAATGAATCGCCCAATTTATTTCAGATTATCTTATCCCAAGAAATCCAATTAGACGAACGATATTATGACACGTGACATATTAGATTGAGTTTAGATCTTCTGGATCAGTGTAGATGCAGCCCATAAATAGAATCCGATTTCATTTGTTACCTACTCTATTTTCTCTTAGCTTTTATCTATAGAGTTCTAGCCATATATCTTAGTTTTTCTAGACAGTTTCTAGGGTAGTTTAGTGTCAAGAAACTTCAGAGCTATTGTTGACTCAAGGAAGGGCCGGTGAACCGGAACATAGTGATCTAGACATCATCAACGCGCTGACGACGGACACAAGTATAATCATAAAGCCTTAAAATATGATTAAAGGATCAttaagaaaaaatttgaatcatGTTTAGTGATTCAATATCTTTTTTTATAGTGATTTCAGTATGTTGGTATTGTCTAGGTTCAGACGAGTAAATTTTCTGTCAGATTGTTTTAGGGAGGTACATGATGTAGTGACTGAGATATTCAACCGTGGTATACACACTTATATgttgtatatttatatgttgCATGacacatgttttactgctttaacatattatgcatgacataTCACGTTGGACctgatattttatatatatatatcttgtttGTTGAGGATGCTCAGCCTTGTTCTATATTGTAGATTGTTGGGTGTCGACAGCTACAGTGTCTGATGGGACCCACTGGCACTGATGACCCTGGACATTGTAGGTCAACGACTTGATGATATGTGTGAGAGCCAAAACATGTCTAGAGCAAATCAGAGACTACACATTTAGGGGCCTTTAGACTGAGTATGAGATTTTTGACTTGAACCTTGATAACTGAGCATATTGCATTTCACATGCATCATATCAGTTTGAATACTCGTACATTTTTGTATTGGAAGGAAGGGTATGGAAGCTAGCAAGATTTTCAGTTCGTTGGGACCGAGGGGTCAGTCTTTCAAGAAGCCTGTATCTTCTTTTTCTTCCGGTTCTTGAGGAATGCATAATTTTTGTAAGAAAAATCTGCAATGTGGTCATTGCGGAGGCAACCACTAGAAGGAAAAATTTCTAAGGTGACATGTGCTTGTTTCAATTGTGGTGGTTTTTGTCACATGAATTGAAATTGCCTAACTTGAAGGACTAGAGTAGATGCAGAGGCTCCATGGTAGGATCTTACAATGGAAAATAGTTTGAGGCCTTTGTGCACATAAAGGTTTTCCCGCTTAAGGTTTCCATCATGGAGGGAAATTGCAAGGATCTTAGCAATGCCCACGAGTCCAGGGGCAAGTGTTTGCCCTAAATCAAGAGCAAGCTGAAGAAGAAAACGAATAAGTCATTGCAGGTAATTTCTTTTTACGTGGTAttcctgcatatgtattaaCTGACACGGAGCATCACATTCATTCATAACATCAATGTTTACTAAGAATTATAAATTACTCTAGGtgttattatatgttttaatgcCAGTATCTACATCTATGGGACAATAGGTTTTAGTTAAGCGATTAATAGTAGACTGTTTGTtagatttagaaggaaaatatttGTCTGTCGATTCGATGATATTTTCTAAGgaatattttgattgtattataaAAATTGACCCATTGACTAAATATAGAGCGAATGTTGTTATTAACGTCTCATTCAGTTTCATACAAAAGTATATGAGAATTGGTTCTTCTAAGGTGAGGGAGCTCAACCTCCAATGTCAGTAGTGTCTGCTATAAAGGCACGTCGGACTTTAGCAAAAGGAGGAGAGGGATACCTCatatattatgtatatgtatcgaAAGATGTAATCTACTTGAAGAACATCGAAAGATTTAATCTACGTGAAGAACGTTCCAGTTTTCGATGAATTTTCTGatgttttatttattgatttccTATGGAGCGAGAAGTAAAATTTGAGATAGAATTGGTACCAAGAACATCACATATCTCCAAAGAGTCTTATAGATTGGCACCACTGGAGATGAAAGATTTGAAGCAATTTTTACAAGATCTTCTTGATAAGGGGCACATTAGACCCAGTGTGTCTCCTTAAGGAGCACCGATGTCATtcgttaagaagaaagatgagtTTATGCTACTTTGCATAAATTATCGGTAGTTGAACCAAGttacaatcaagaataaatatccgttcaCCACAGATCGATGCCTTGTTTGATAAATTTCAAAGGACTTCAGTGTACTCGAATATAAATTTATggtctggatatcatcagcttcTAGTTTATCAACGTAATATCCCTAAGACTGCATTTCGAGCAAGGTATGagcattacgagtttttagtgatgccttttttttttacgaatgctccagcagtatttatggatttgatgaaccgagtattctaTGAGTATCTTAACAAGTTCGTCATTGTGTTTATTGACGACATGGTGATATACTTTCGTAGTCTTAAAGAGCATGCACAACATTTAAGGATTATGTTGC
The sequence above is a segment of the Primulina tabacum isolate GXHZ01 chromosome 6, ASM2559414v2, whole genome shotgun sequence genome. Coding sequences within it:
- the LOC142549328 gene encoding putative polygalacturonase, which encodes MVDSRFPQRSASFRPESKRWLPPFLFSRNSMFALIWAFAFIVIIAWQRTVVERIWAPPVRPIPKLRSLVFNLNDFGAVGDGFTVNTKAFESAISDIQRRGGGQLNVEAGRWLTAPFNLTSHMTLFLAQNAVILGIDDEKHWPLMPPLPSYGYGREKAGPRFGSLIHGQNLRDVIITGHNGTINGQGQTWWTKYLKKALNHTRGPLVQFMWSRDIQISDVTLRDSPFWTLHPYDCQNVTVKNVTILAPLTGAPNTDGIDPGELK